The window AAATCATAAAAAGAATCATAAAACAGGGTGACAGTGGTCAGTTCCTCCTTTGTCACATAGATTGGAAAATCCACAAGTGCCGGAACCAGGAACTTAAGCCCTGTAAGAGCCCATAGGGGGAACAGCATCCGAAGGCCAAAAGTATGGGACGGAAGCCACTCCACCAGGCAGTTAAAGTTATCGTAGTTGTTTGCAATGTACATATAAGGCTGGGTGATGAATATGGGCATCTGACTGTTCTTCATCTGAAAAATGCCGTTTAAATAAGACACATCATGGCCTCTGGCAATGGTGAGAATCACATAAATAGGGATCATGCCGATCATAAGACCCACTCCATAGGCGATTTTCAGCCTGTGCTCCATTGCAATATAGGTGAGGACCGCTAATCCCACAGCCAGAATCAGCTGGAACCGGGACACACACAAAACAGGAATCGCACATGCGATAACATCCATAAGAACGGCCAGTACAAGCCTTAAGCCATTTCTCCCCTGTTCAATGGAAAAATAAAGGACTGACAAGGCGGGCACCAGGACACAGGATACGGTAAAATAGTGAATCCCCGTGATGTGGAATGTGGAGTAAGCATGAGGCACTCCTTTCACAAAGAAGGGAATGAACCCCAGCACTGCCGCCTCAACAACAAAGCCGGCAAGGGATACAAAAGTGACAAAAGCCATTGACAGAAAAAGAGGTTTTTCATAGCCTTTAAAGCTGAACCAGCTGGAACGCTGCCCCCCTGATTCTCCCTGCAGCTTTGCCATAAATTCAAACGTGACCCAAAATCCCAGGAATGCTACGAGAAAGCAGAGCCACGTAATAATATTCCAATCAAAGGAAAGCTCCGAAAGCTTTAAACAGGCGATGCCTTCCCCTCCTACCCAAAACAGGGAAAACAAGCCCCTTAAATGAATGATGTTCTCGGTTCTGCTGTAATCCCGCCAGTACAGGAAAAGAGCTGCCAGCATTAAAACAATACCGGACAGCCAGTAAACCTGCGCTC of the Lacrimispora indolis DSM 755 genome contains:
- a CDS encoding O-antigen polymerase is translated as MSVYLISYGASYLFARAQVYWLSGIVLMLAALFLYWRDYSRTENIIHLRGLFSLFWVGGEGIACLKLSELSFDWNIITWLCFLVAFLGFWVTFEFMAKLQGESGGQRSSWFSFKGYEKPLFLSMAFVTFVSLAGFVVEAAVLGFIPFFVKGVPHAYSTFHITGIHYFTVSCVLVPALSVLYFSIEQGRNGLRLVLAVLMDVIACAIPVLCVSRFQLILAVGLAVLTYIAMEHRLKIAYGVGLMIGMIPIYVILTIARGHDVSYLNGIFQMKNSQMPIFITQPYMYIANNYDNFNCLVEWLPSHTFGLRMLFPLWALTGLKFLVPALVDFPIYVTKEELTTVTLFYDSFYDFGIVGVLLFGCILGAAGFFLMRMAKRTRNPMGYLFYAQFAMYMILSFFTTWFSNPSTWFYFGMTGILYAFCSWKNDGRHG